From the genome of Danio aesculapii chromosome 16, fDanAes4.1, whole genome shotgun sequence, one region includes:
- the gbp gene encoding glycogen synthase kinase binding protein → MPCRKENYIFLEQSVTVDSKEVDALVSKIGEALQLHNNSSSQKAMSRLHGFTGSKPNGGGGSSTGGQRCIRLRSRSLRTSRASPYNPPGSSDQDWDHFKSSWNRKKIDEDDPHQLLQELILSGNLIKEAVRRLQFSSEPSDHDIPKSVD, encoded by the coding sequence ATGCCTTGTCGAAAGGAGAACTATATTTTTTTGGAACAGTCGGTGACGGTGGATTCAAAGGAAGTAGACGCTCTCGTGTCGAAAATCGGCGAGGCGCTGCAGCTTCACAACAATAGCTCGAGCCAGAAGGCGATGTCACGTCTACACGGTTTCACGGGCAGCAAACCGAACGGCGGCGGCGGGAGCTCGACGGGCGGTCAGCGGTGCATTCGTCTGCGCAGCCGAAGTTTACGCACCAGCCGGGCCAGTCCATACAACCCGCCCGGATCCAGCGATCAGGATTGGGACCATTTCAAATCCTCGTGGAACCGAAAGAAAATCGACGAGGACGATCCGCACCAGCTTCTGCAGGAACTCATATTGTCGGGAAATCTGATCAAGGAAGCGGTCAGACGACTCCAGTTCTCCTCGGAACCATCGGATCACGACATCCCCAAATCTGTGGACTGA